In Balnearium lithotrophicum, a single window of DNA contains:
- a CDS encoding prepilin-type N-terminal cleavage/methylation domain-containing protein, whose amino-acid sequence MKKGFTLLEVLVAVAIVGFAFGTFIAFAGKIVDTTDLLFKTTLSSVVAHNSINEILYGGKSFNDRKVDILNCTVEVNQDFEELMGFRVTKVETGTEDRGKLAEVYEVR is encoded by the coding sequence ATGAAAAAGGGATTTACACTTTTAGAGGTTCTTGTTGCCGTTGCGATAGTCGGCTTTGCATTTGGAACGTTCATTGCCTTTGCAGGAAAAATTGTTGATACCACAGACCTTCTCTTCAAGACAACTCTATCGTCAGTTGTAGCTCACAACTCCATAAATGAAATACTCTACGGGGGAAAGAGCTTTAACGATAGAAAAGTTGATATTCTAAACTGTACAGTTGAAGTCAATCAGGACTTTGAAGAGCTTATGGGTTTTAGAGTTACAAAGGTTGAAACAGGAACGGAGGACAGGGGAAAACTTGCAGAGGTCTACGAGGTTAGATAA
- a CDS encoding ribose-phosphate diphosphokinase, giving the protein MKQVKLMTGNSNPELAKKVAAKIGIPLADVTVGRFSDGEIQVVINESVRDCDVFIIQSLCRPANDNIMELLILADALKRASAGRITAVIPYYAYGRQDRKVNPRDPISAKVVADVIMTTGVNHVVVIDLHAKQVEGFFDIPVDHLEARPVIADYFLRQGMGGEDTVVVSPDIGGVARARNFAKVLGSPIAIIDKRRPRPNVSEVMNIIGEVEGKRAIIVDDIIDTAGTIVNAARAIKEKGALEVYTACTHPVFSGPAIERLTGAIKEGFIKEVVVTDTIPLKEEFEGIKVLTVAGMLAEAIRRIHYGESISQMFNF; this is encoded by the coding sequence ATGAAACAGGTCAAACTCATGACCGGAAATTCAAATCCAGAACTTGCAAAGAAGGTGGCTGCAAAGATTGGAATTCCCCTTGCAGATGTAACCGTTGGAAGGTTCAGCGATGGTGAAATTCAGGTCGTAATCAACGAAAGTGTGAGGGACTGTGACGTATTTATCATTCAATCCCTGTGTAGACCTGCAAACGACAACATAATGGAGCTCCTGATTCTTGCCGATGCCCTCAAAAGAGCTTCAGCTGGAAGGATAACGGCAGTTATTCCGTACTATGCCTACGGGAGACAGGACAGGAAGGTAAACCCGAGGGACCCAATCAGTGCAAAGGTTGTTGCAGATGTAATTATGACAACGGGAGTCAACCACGTTGTTGTAATTGACCTTCATGCCAAACAGGTCGAGGGATTTTTTGACATACCTGTTGACCACCTTGAAGCAAGGCCCGTTATAGCCGACTACTTTTTAAGGCAAGGAATGGGTGGTGAGGACACAGTTGTTGTTTCCCCGGATATTGGAGGGGTTGCAAGGGCGAGAAACTTTGCAAAGGTCTTAGGCTCACCAATAGCAATAATTGATAAGAGAAGACCAAGGCCAAACGTTTCAGAGGTTATGAACATAATAGGTGAGGTAGAAGGTAAAAGGGCAATCATAGTTGATGACATAATTGACACAGCAGGAACAATTGTTAATGCTGCGAGGGCAATCAAGGAGAAGGGAGCTCTTGAAGTCTATACAGCCTGCACCCATCCTGTCTTTTCAGGTCCGGCCATTGAAAGACTTACAGGAGCCATCAAGGAAGGTTTTATAAAAGAGGTTGTAGTTACAGATACAATCCCTCTGAAGGAGGAGTTTGAGGGAATTAAAGTTCTAACAGTTGCAGGAATGCTTGCAGAGGCAATAAGGAGAATCCACTACGGTGAATCCATAAGCCAGATGTTCAACTTCTAA
- a CDS encoding prepilin-type N-terminal cleavage/methylation domain-containing protein has product MQRSTRLDKGFTLLELLLAVGISAFVLVVSYSFFNFIEKAGRSASENAELQSFIPSIFYLFLRDFNSINTSYGSPQLVRDTDGNVRWLEFFTENCYYFKGVCRVKYWLYKNERENWLIRSEYRINSETSGIDFPVTSRVKEFEVYRLSGGDWVKGVDTNLLKIVLKLNKGGELPLVFKIRS; this is encoded by the coding sequence TTGCAGAGGTCTACGAGGTTAGATAAGGGATTTACGCTTTTGGAGCTCCTCTTAGCTGTCGGAATTTCGGCCTTTGTTTTAGTTGTTAGTTACAGTTTTTTCAACTTTATTGAAAAGGCCGGAAGGTCTGCCTCTGAGAATGCGGAACTCCAGTCGTTCATTCCTTCCATCTTCTACCTCTTTTTGAGGGACTTTAATTCAATAAATACATCCTACGGTTCTCCTCAATTAGTTAGGGATACGGATGGAAACGTCAGGTGGTTGGAGTTTTTTACGGAGAACTGTTACTACTTTAAGGGAGTTTGCAGGGTAAAGTACTGGCTTTACAAAAACGAAAGGGAAAACTGGTTAATTAGGAGTGAGTACAGAATAAACTCTGAGACCTCTGGAATTGATTTTCCTGTAACTTCAAGAGTTAAGGAATTTGAAGTTTACAGACTTTCTGGAGGAGATTGGGTGAAGGGAGTTGATACCAATCTTTTAAAGATTGTTCTTAAACTGAATAAGGGGGGAGAACTCCCCCTCGTTTTTAAAATTAGAAGTTGA